One part of the Xylocopa sonorina isolate GNS202 chromosome 10, iyXylSono1_principal, whole genome shotgun sequence genome encodes these proteins:
- the Emei gene encoding transmembrane protein 161-like emei, with translation MALLGAQLVITLIMVSVIQKLTPHFSLARWILCSTGLTRCLYPTDQQLRTLAGVPKEKPKKGKHVENGKVGDVFHVPRNLDITLENVKITTLDVVHLKYYTEYQWLLDFSIYATAVYIMTEAYNYLYPIKDEINLSMLWCSLVLGFAFKVLLSLWVQYFKGEESIGERSTCIVTGFAYLLIAMIILIVDENNLEIGLDKAYASFNHSASLFLDNQGLSSTGPASKIVVKFFLALWCGLLGSLFTFPGLRVSKMHWDALRYYKDRKLLLLMANISYASPLLLVSLWIKPISRDYLTVRIFSGMSGPLMTTSAFESMRLIAIIVAVLLKFVLMPMYLQSYLNLAMQRLENQKKEAGRITNVDLQKKIAAVFYYLCVVALQFIVPIIICLFFTLMYKTLGGYTWDGLFKGTSLDECPADELPKPVTNVMSSDDNEKTVAQDFQLALSSLKQIFTTDVYRGLLGLATWWSCFSLFATTAMGMFYQSYFSVM, from the exons ATG GCCCTGTTAGGAGCTCAATTAGTTATCACTCTGATTATGGTCAGCGTCATTCAAAAGTTAACTCCCCATTTTTCTTTGGCAAGATGGATCTTATGTTCTACCGG ATTGACACGTTGTTTGTATCCAACTGACCAACAGCTTAGAACTTTGGCTGGTGTACCTAAAGAGAAACCTAAAAAAGGCAAACACGTAGAGAATGGAAAGGTTGGAGATGTTTTTCATGTTCCTAGAAATTTGGATATCACACTTGAAAATGTGAAGATAACTACATTAGACGTAGTACATTTAAAATATTATACAGAGTATCAATGGCTATTGGACTTTTCTATCTATGCTACGGCAGTTTATATCATGACAGAG GCATATAATTACTTGTATCCAATCAAAGATGAGATTAATTTAAGTATGCTTTGGTGCTCGTTAGTTCTGGGTTTTGCATT TAAAGTGTTACTTTCTCTTTGGGTGCAATATTTTAAGGGAGAGGAGAGTATAGGTGAAAGATCGACGTGTATTGTAACTGGATTTGCTTATCTTCTCATAGCTATGATAATTCTTATTGTCGATGAAAATAATTTAGAAATTGGATTGGACAAAGCTTATGCGAGTTTCAATCATAGTGCTTCTCTCTTTCTTGACAATCAAGGTCTCTCTTCTAC agGTCCTGCATCGAAAATAGTAGTAAAGTTCTTCCTGGCCTTATGGTGTGGTTTACTAGGTTCTCTTTTTACTTTTCCAGGTTTGAGAGTGTCAAAAATGCATTGGGATGCATTGAG ATATTATAAGGATCGCAAGCTATTATTACTAATGGCAAACATTAGTTACGCCTCTCCACTTTTACTAGTAAGTTTATGGATTAAACCTATAAGCAGAGATTATCTTACAGTCAGGATATTTAGTGGTATGAGTGGACCACT AATGACAACCTCAGCTTTTGAGAGCATGAGATTAATTGCAATTATTGTTGCAGTTCTgttaaaatttgtattaatGCCAATGTACTTGCAGTCATACCTCAATTTAGCTATGCAACGATTAGAGAATCAAAAGAAAGAAGCTGGTAGAATTACAAACGTCGATTTACAGAAAAAG ATTGCTGCCGTATTTTACTATCTATGCGTTGTGGCTTTGCAGTTCATTGTTCCGATTATTATATGCTTATTTTTTACATTAATGTACAAAACTTTAG GTGGTTATACGTGGGACGGTCTTTTCAAAGGAACGTCGCTTGACGAATGTCCAGCTGATGAATTACCAAAACCTGTAACAAATGTAATGAGTAGTGATGATAACGAGAAAACTGTCGCGCAAGATTTTCAACTCGCTCTGAGTTCCTTGAAACAG ATATTCACCACGGACGTGTACAGAGGATTATTAGGCTTAGCAACATGGTGGAGTTGTTTCTCATTGTTTGCAACTACCGCCATGGGTATGTTTTATCAATCGTACTTTTCTGTCATGTAA
- the LOC143427909 gene encoding uncharacterized protein LOC143427909, with translation MLKYVILACTMLVSTLAEPPIQGVKPTNVLGTSDQHASFSFVRPGLTQTAFAFTGPSSHQSFSSSIGNPHLAQRVLPNVANALAYRNPGLGVFPISPVTHGYATSAVAPNYISPAQAPLPYQVSVDPATALAYYQQLQQFQQPQFHGYSAASAYQAQLAQLLALRQAQAQAQAQAQSQEHVQPSQAQVPEQIQLQQEEQQQQQQQQPQNLLGIAYSSAPTVARVKVSGNGYKFDF, from the exons ATGTTG AAATATGTAATACTTGCTTGTACGATGCTTGTTTCGACATTGGCTGAACCACCCATTCAGGGTGTAAAACCAACAAATGTACTTGGTACTTCTGATCAACATGCATCTTTTAGTTTTGTTAGACCAGGTTTAACGCAAACAGCCTTTGCCTTCACTGGTCCTAGTTCTCATCAGTCATTTAGTTCCAGCATTGGAAATCCTCACTTAGCACAAAGAGTGTTACCAAACGTTGCTAATGCACTTGCTTATAGAAATCCTGGATTAG GTGTATTTCCAATTAGTCCTGTCACACATGGTTACGCAACTTCAGCAGTTGCACCTAATTACATCTCTCCTGCACAAGCTCCGCTACCCTATCAAGTATCTGTAGATCCAGCTACTGCATTAGCTTATTATCAACAGTTACAACAATTTCAGCAACCTCAGTTCCATGGCTATTCTGCTGCTAGTGCATATCAAGCACAATTAGCGCAATTACTTGCATTAAGACAAGCTCAAGCTCAAGCTCAAGCTCAAGCTCAATCTCAAGAGCATGTGCAGCCTTCGCAAGCGCAA GTGCCTGAGCAAATCCAATTACAACAGGaagagcaacaacaacaacaacaacagcagcctCAAAATTTATTAGGTATCGCTTATTCGTCCGCACCTACGGTAGCGCGGGTGAAGGTTTCTGGAAATGGCTATAAGTTTGATTTTTAA
- the LOC143428452 gene encoding anaphase-promoting complex subunit 13: MDSQVCGDGRLLDLIDEIWHKERLPIDDILVPVAELPDPESDNGDSHMTLKELEQKWSNLALGTLSENHLHSPTPSHN, translated from the coding sequence ATGGACAGTCAAGTGTGCGGTGACGGTAGATTGTTAGATCTGATCGATGAGATTTGGCATAAAGAACGTTTGCCTATCGACGATATTTTAGTACCAGTAGCAGAATTACCCGACCCGGAAAGTGATAATGGTGATTCTCACATGACACTTAAAGAATTAGAACAAAAGTGGAGTAATCTAGCATTAGGAACTCTTAGTGAAAACCATTTACATTCACCGACACCTTCCCACAATTAA
- the LOC143428030 gene encoding astakine codes for MKIAAMTPISFTFVLLLLGLVYTCHAQDKRPDYIQCENNSECPSDNCCVLGPYRYSYPQCLPRITKGEICRPSSSSTQNMTLEYPNGLVLKLTDVHYILCPCADGLSCDLKEGVCK; via the exons ATGAAAATAGCAGCGATGACACCGATTTCTTTTACTTTTGTTCTCTTATTACTCGGACTGGTTTATACCTGTCACGCTCAAGATAAGAGACCAGATTATATACAATGTGAGAATAATTCTGAATGCCCATCGGATAATTGTTGCGTCCTAG GCCCTTACAGGTACAGTTACCCGCAATGCTTACCCAGGATAACAAAAGGCGAAATCTGTAGACCAAGTAGCTCTTCGACGCAAAACATGACTCTTGAATATCCGAACGGACTTGTACTGAAATTAACGGATGTCCATTATATCCTCTGCCCTTGTGCCGATGGACTTTCGTGCGACTTAAAAGAAGGTGTTTGTAAATGA